The Oscarella lobularis chromosome 12, ooOscLobu1.1, whole genome shotgun sequence genome window below encodes:
- the LOC136194070 gene encoding dTTP/UTP pyrophosphatase-like isoform X2: MRLLLDECQLLWQFLASGLVVSGRPWDYAKATARGKTEEVFQRLAAENSPPNLIIGADSIVILDGEILEKPRSEKDATSMLHRLSGRTHSVISGVALGVPSKDNTGLTLSTFHEETTVDFASITGDMIDYYVSTKEPMDKAGSYGIQGVAGSFVTAIQGDFYNVMGLPLHRTCKEILKLWDRGLL, encoded by the exons ATGCGTCTTCTACTAGATGAGTGTCAACTTCTCTGGCAGTTTCTTGCTTCAGGGCTTGTCGTTTCGG GACGTCCCTGGGACTATGCCAAGGCAACGGCTCGTGGAAAAACAGAGGAAGTCTTCCAGAGACTTGCT GCGGAGAATTCTCCTCCAAATCTCATCATTGGTGCAGATAGTATAGTG ATTCTTGATGGGGAGATTTTGGAGAAGCCTCGTAGCGAAAAGGATGCCACGTCTATGTTGCACAG ACTTAGCGGTAGAACTCACTCCGTGATTTCTGGAGTTGCTCTAGGTGTCCCTTCTAAAG ATAATACTGGACTTACCCTGTCAACGTTTCACGAGGAAACAACAGTTGATTTTGCTAGTATAACTGGGGATATGATAGACTATTACGTCAGTACAAAAGAGCCTAT GGACAAAGCGGGAAG CTATGGAATTCAAGGTGTTGCTGGCTCCTTTGTGACGGCGATTCAAGGCGACTTTTACAACGTCATGGGCCTTCCGCTTCACCGAACGTGCAAAGAGATTCTCAAACTTTGGGATAGGGGTCTTTTGTAG
- the LOC136194069 gene encoding protein CDV3 homolog: MADLDDFFAKKAKKKAKSGKKQYTTSTTIAKNVEAQQQAELLREQEKLQAPEKPARANPEDEKWRDFEDDEKPKDFSGLKIVELKRGTSQQDQKPESEEQQSEKPQTEEGDTQLVKPSEAAAGPWQISHEPSSSSSPSTEPVRAEKTVEKTEMTGKYRPGMFAAMRGQSKPLTPVSAGGGGGRWPGKKKKPPDVTSTEDFPSLQGAALGAHEDPEPGDAFEKVEGGIRGANSRHLEQGPEIELGNKFGALDVGNS; this comes from the exons ATGGCCGACTTGGACGACTTCTTcgcgaaaaaggcgaagaaaaaggcgaaaagcGGCAAGAAGCAATACACGACAAGCACGACGATCGCTAAGAACGTCGAAGCTCAACAGCAGGCCGAATTGCTACGCGAACAGGAGAAACTCCAAGCGCCGGAGAAACCAGCGCGTGCAAATCCG GAGGACGAGAAGTGGCGCGATTTTGAGGATGACGAAAAGCCCAAGGATTTTAGCGGGTTAAAAATCGTTGAACTCAAACGAGG CACGTCGCAGCAAGACCAGAAACCGGAAAGCGAGGAACAGCAAAGCGAAAAGCCTCAAACTGAAG AGGGAGACACTCAACTCGTGAAACCGTCCGAAGCTGCAGCGGGCCCGTGGCAAATCAGCCACGAGCCTTCGTCTAGttcctcgccgtcgacaGAGCCTGTTCGCGCAGAAAAAA CTGTGGAAAAAACCGAGATGACGGGAAAGTATCGGCCTGGAATGTTCGCCGCTATGAGAGGCCAGTCGAAGCCATTGACTCCCGTTTCGGCtggaggaggcggcggcagATGGCcgggaaagaagaaaaagccgcCTGACGTGACGAGCACGGAAGACTTTCCCTCTCTCCAAGGAGCCGCCCTGGGCGCCCACGAGGATCCCGAGCCCGGTGACGCGTTCGAAAAAGTCGAAGGGGGTATTCGCGGCGCAAACAGTCGTCATCTCGAGCAGGGGCCGGAGATTGAACTGGGAAACAAGTTCGGTGCATTGGACGTCGGCAATTCGTAG
- the LOC136194065 gene encoding uncharacterized protein isoform X1: protein MSWQQVEAFPAFPTANRRSKRPIVSQSTETKSSNRRHLSLDTRGRYPIPVTRNDSGDFHIKPQQRLYSRFGRLNCLVARKKRLLEQRKFLVLLKRMNETLANFFDAEQSRLSYLVLDMERCTSEVLACLPGLDQHYVDALIALLRRYYETICFLLTNCSIGSLSIVRSLVSTLNGLWFVFELSRGQTLESLFAGDLLLGKLAVFLSSKDLDFHSISFDVSKVLMNIVRRHFSVKETTCQSKKDYIMELCRDGESLLETSALSMKSLFCGSNNSRLLDFTDLLRSIVYGNHSLPRQLEMDCIDCVDDLSLAASKYAVSAFVWTKINSLIFPDINLTLLEEKSSVFLSNLRFKVMEKTFRNAWDSSFINVLGVSSLDKCFQYHVEGRSPPHTTRTTHLMTAILAEQQLVESILLKEKSTLEYTYSFLSLSVAASQFFYRWLLLQLEANLSSWTVAKVLGLIYSDLASVSKTVVKRVLNAHQISDRLRPPIDDTQPENYGSVAFSLSVRGAKVMEELQALYDHMVARLSARFRQMCAKFWRQTFPTNKLWRKRFRNAGTEPSDFVTATIFQLIYPFTSSLADFAEEQQINILIDVIGTVMTEWETVIFNRKLKLSSSGTDQLKKDVYFLRDWFRPENCAGLSSVVCHRLQTHPSFDQWLRGLEQVSSSSGAGNSHTNGTAISNPAHLTRREWSQLKIREKSWTKKFSCSGSASVAISNLKYLLRMPSASSRCQ from the exons ATGTCATGGCAGCAAGTCGAAGCCTTCCCAGCGTTTCCGACAGCGAACAGACGATCTAAAAGGCCCATCGTTTCTCAATCGACCGAAACGAAgtcgtcaaatcgtcgacaTCTTTCGCTCGACACCCGGGGACGATATCCGATCCCCGTCACGCGAAACGACTCCGGAGACTTTCACATCAAGCCCCAACAGAGACTATACAGTCGTTTCGGTAGACTAAACTGTCTCGtcgcgagaaaaaaacgtctaTTAGAGCAGCGAAAGTTCCTAGTTCTCCTaaaacgaatgaatgaaactttagcgaattttttcgacgccgaacAGAGTCGACTATCGTATCTCGTATTGGATATGGAGCGTTGTACGTCTGAAGTTTTGGCGTGCCTACCGGGACTCGATCAGCACTACGTCGACGCTTTGattgctcttcttcgtcgatatTATGAGAcgatttgttttcttttgacgaaTTGCTCGATTGGTTCGTTGTCCATTGTTAGAAGTCTTGTGTCGACGTTGAATGGGCTTTGGTTTGTGTTTGAATTGTCTCGAGGCCAGACTCTTGAGTCTCTGTTTGCGGGGGATCTGCTTTTAGGCAAATTGGCTGTTTTCTTGAGCTCAAAAGATTTGGATTTTCACTCGATTTCTTTTGACGTTTCCAAGGTTCTAATGAACATTGTACGGCGGCACTTTTCTgtaaaagaaacgacgtgcCAGTCTAAGAAAGACTATATAATGGAACTGTGTCGCGATGGAGAGAGTCTCCTGGAGACCAGTGCACTCAGTATGAAGTCTCTATTTTGCGGCAGCAACAATAGTCGTCTGCTTGATTTTACTGATTTACTAAGGAGTATCGTCTATGGAAACCACTCTTTGCCTCGTCAATTGGAAATGGACTGCATTGACTGTGTTGATGATTTGAGCTTGGCAGCGTCGAAATACGCGGTCAGCGCTTTTGTGTGGACTAAGATTAATTCCTTGATATTTCCCGACATTAATTTGACTCTGCTTGAGGAGAAGTCTTCAG TTTTCTTATCTAATCTTCGTTTCAAAGTAATGGAAAAGACATTCAGGAACGCTTGGGATTCTA GCTTTATAAATGTCCTAGGGGTCAGTTCACTTGACAAATGTTTTCAGTATCACGTCGAAGGGCGCTCTCCTCCTCACACTACGAGAACGACTCATCTAATGACAGCCATACTAGCTGAGCAGCAACTCGTTGAATCAATTCTTCTGAAGGAAAAGTCAACACTAGAATATACGTATTCTTTTCTTAGTCTTTCAGTCGCTGCTAGTCAGTTCTTCTATCGGTGGCTGCTCTTACAATTGGAAGCCAACCTGTCGTCTTGGACAGTCGCCAAAGTCCTTGGCCTAATATACAGTGATCTGGCATCAGTTTCCAAGACAGTAGTCAAACGTGTGCTGAACGCCCATCAAATATCTGATCGTCTTAGACCTCCAATTGATGATACACAGCCAGAGAATTACGGTTCTGTagccttttctttgtctgtgAGAGGAGCCAAGGTCATGGAGGAATTACAg GCTCTGTATGATCATATGGTGGCGAGGCTTTCTGCTCGGTTTCGTCAGATGTGCGCCAAGTTTTGGAGGCAAACATTTCCGACGAACAAACTATGGAGAAAGCGATTTC GAAATGCTGGAACGGAGCCGTCTGATTTCGTGACGGCAACCATCTTTCAGTTGATCTATCCTTTTACGTCGTCTCTAGCAGACTTCGCGGAGGAACAGCAGATAAATATATTAATTGACGTGATTGGGACAGTAATGACTGAGTGGGAAACAGTGATATTTAATCGAAAACTGAAACTGAG TTCTTCCGGAACTGATCAACTAAAAAAGGACGTGTACTTCTTGCGAGATTGGTTTCGACCTGAGAACTGTGCTGGCCTTTCGTCAGTTGTGTGCCATCGCCTTCAAACTCACCCGTCTTTTGATCAGTGGCTGCGTGGCTTGGAGCAAGTCAGTAGCTCGTCAGGAGCAGGGAACAGCCACACCAACGGAACGGCTATATCAAATCCAGCTCATCTAACCAGGAGGGAATGGAgccaattaaaaattagagAAAAGTCGTGGACTAAAAAATTCTCGTGCTCAGGCAGCGCTTCTGTAGCAATCTCAAA tttaaaatatttattacGCATGCCCagtgcgtcgtcgcgatgtcAATGA
- the LOC136194065 gene encoding WD repeat-containing protein 82-like isoform X2: MSMKLTENVVKSFKLAKVFRENSAPINAFDYWPNGDSLITSSNDDSIVIYDCKDGKSKRTVYSKKYGCDLVRYTHAPNAVLHASNKNDDIIRYLSLHDNKYLRYFSGHTKRVVALDMSPVDDSFISGSLDKTVRLWDLRSPNCQGLMCLKQVVTSPSVSFDPEGLIFAVGIDSQQVRLYDLRSFDKGPFATFRLTRTSGLEWSDLKFSRDGKSILISTTGEYIYMLDAFEGSLLQTFTGFLNEKKLKLQASFSPDNQFVFSGSQDGKVYAWSTAYGNRVAVLEGNHPGPTYCVQFNPKAMMLATACTNVGFWLPSVEES; the protein is encoded by the exons atgtcAATGAAGCTCACGgagaacgtcgtcaaatcgttCAAACTCGCCAAAGTCTTTCGCGAGAATTCGGCGCCCATAAACGCCTTCGACTATTGGCCGAACGGCGACAGCCTAATAACGAGCAgcaacgacgattcgatcgtCATCTACGACTGCAAGGACGGAAA ATCCAAACGAACGGTGTATAGCAAAAAGTACGGCTGCGATCTTGTTAGATACACGCACGCTCCAAATGCAGTGCTACACGCTTCGAATAAGAACGACG ATATAATTCGATACTTGTCTCTGCACGATAATAAGTATCTACGGTACTTTAGCGGTCACACGAAGAG GGTAGTTGCTCTTGATATGTCGCCTGTTGATGATTCCTTTATATCGGGGTCTCTGGATAAAACGGTTCGTCTGTGGGACCTTCGGTCGCCCAACTGTCAG GGATTGATGTGTCTAAAGCAAGTCGTCACGAGTCCTTCCGTCTCTTTCGATCCGGAGGGTCTTATTTTTGCGGTCGGTATTGATTCTCAGCAAGTGCGGCTATACGATTTGCGTTCTTTTGATAAA ggtCCTTTTGCGACTTTTCGACTCACTCGAACCTCGGGATTGGAGTGGTCCGATCTGAAATTTAGTAGAGATGGCAAAAGCATTCTTATTTCGACAACGGGGGAGTATATATACATGTTGGATGCATTTGAAGGGAGCCTATTACAGACCTTTACA GGATTTCtcaacgagaagaaactgaAGCTACAGGCTTCATTCAGTCCAGATAACCAATTCGTTTTCTCAG GTTCTCAAGACGGAAAAGTCTACGCATGGTCGACAGCGTATGGAAACAGAGTCGCCGTTCTAGAAGGAAATCATCCTGGTCCCACCTACTGCGTTCAGTTCAATCCCAAGGCAATGATGCTGGCAACAGCTTGCACCAATGTG gGATTCTGGTTGCCATCTGTAGAAGAGTCTTGA
- the LOC136194067 gene encoding origin recognition complex subunit 2-like isoform X2, with amino-acid sequence MRRKRRKTSSDDEEDDTHELSEVSTSSDESSDGYQSIAAKSLFAFVKERKRKDKLGRARKDADAPVTSSVKEITDKEIPVEQENNVAIDETGEEKQEQEELDSQEEEEEKELDNNKEEEEEIKEKSDDKQEEILEATNDKENEDSNEEDEPPDKTESVPSSNYFTACAKSTFDTTSDRTLARKRLTAEMVEESLASLPDPFKAEKKALLATYESHFDEWILQMEEGFNILLYGLGSKMSLVEKFCEEHLSGQCAYLTVMGHESGIGLKEVLRQIFSKILKRSIPSANLFDQCRRLKSLLEEEETEIYLVIHGIDGAKLQRDKSQQLISELSAISRIHIIATVNHANAALLWNDAQRDHFNWICYDVATFESYALESLYEETLMIDERALLAKKSVRQVMKSLTPNGRGVFILLCNSQLDKKQNHRGLSFPVLYRKCREKFLVSNMAAMKAQLTEFHDHKLISSKKNAEGVEILTVSLPSELLEEIIDEYDPV; translated from the exons atgagaagaaaacgacgcaagACGAGCtctgacgatgaagaagacgacacTCACGAACTCAGTGAAGTGTCTACGTCTTCAGACGAGTCATCGGACG GGTATCAGTCAATAGCTGCCAAATCGTTGTTCGCTTTCGTAAAGGAACGAAAGCGCAAAGATAAACTTGGGCGGGCACGAAAG GATGCAGATGCACCTGTCACTTCTTCTGTGAAAGAGATCACAG ATAAAGAAATACCAGTGGAGCAGGAGAATAACGTGGCAATAGATGAGACGGGAGAAGAGAAGCAGGAGCAAGAAGAATTAGATAGccaggaagaggaagaggagaaggaattAGACAACaacaaggaggaggaggaggagataaaagaaaaatcagatGACAAACAAGAGGAAATCCTTGAAGCTACGAAtgataaagaaaacgaagactcgaatgaagaagacga ACCTCCTGACAAGACAGAG TCCGTGCCTTCATCGAATTACTTCACCGCCTGCGCAAAATCGACTTTCGATACGACGTCAGATCGCACGTTAGCGAGAAAACGTCTCACAGCCGAA ATGGTCGAGGAGAGTCTTGCATCTCTCCCCGACCCATTCAAAGCGGAGAAAAAGGCGCTGCTTGCCACGTACGAATCCCATTTCGACGAATGGATTCTCCAAATGGA AGAAGGATTTAACATTTTGCTCTATGGACTTGGATCGAAAATGAGTCTCGTGGAGAAATTCTGCGAGGAGCATCTCAGCGGCCAATGCGCGTATTTGACTGTAATGGGACACGAGTCCGGAATTGGTCTAAAGGAG GTACTACGGCAGATCTTTAGCAAAATTTTGAAGCGTTCTATTCCGTCTGCGAATTTGTTTGACCAGTGCCGTCGTCTAAAGTCTCtcttagaagaagaagagacag AAATTTATCTAGTTATTCATGGTATTGATGGCGCGAAACTTCAAAGGGACAAG AGTCAGCAACTTATCAGTGAACTATCCGCAATATCTCGTATTCATATCATAGCCACTGTCAATCACGCCAACGCAGCACTTC TATGGAATGACGCACAACGAGATCATTTCAATTGGATTTGCTATGACGTCGCCACTTTTGAATCATACGCCTTAGAGTCGTTGTATGAAGAGACCCTGATGATTGACGAGAGAGCGTTACTTGCAAAGAAATCGGTAAGGCAAGTGATGAAAAGTCTCACTCCAAATGGAAG AGGCGTGTTTATTTTGCTATGCAATAGCCAGCTtgataaaaaacaaaaccaTAGAG GACTTTCTTTTCCGGTGCTCTATCGAAAATGTCGCGAGAAGTTTCTCGTTAGTAACATGGCGGCGATGAAAGCCCAGCTGACTGAATTTCACGATCACAAATTGATTAGCAGTAAAAAG AATGCTGAAGGAGTTGAAATTTTGACCGTTTCCCTGCCTTCAGAACTTCTGGAGGAAATCATCGACGAATACGATCCAGTCTAG
- the LOC136194067 gene encoding origin recognition complex subunit 2-like isoform X1, whose amino-acid sequence MRRKRRKTSSDDEEDDTHELSEVSTSSDESSDGYQSIAAKSLFAFVKERKRKDKLGRARKDADAPVTSSVKEITDKEIPVEQENNVAIDETGEEKQEQEELDSQEEEEEKELDNNKEEEEEIKEKSDDKQEEILEATNDKENEDSNEEDEPPDKTESVPSSNYFTACAKSTFDTTSDRTLARKRLTAEMVEESLASLPDPFKAEKKALLATYESHFDEWILQMEEGFNILLYGLGSKMSLVEKFCEEHLSGQCAYLTVMGHESGIGLKEVLRQIFSKILKRSIPSANLFDQCRRLKSLLEEEETEIYLVIHGIDGAKLQRDKSQQLISELSAISRIHIIATVNHANAALLWNDAQRDHFNWICYDVATFESYALESLYEETLMIDERALLAKKSVRQVMKSLTPNGRGVFILLCNSQLDKKQNHRGTQKNWCLLTFMHNFTGLSFPVLYRKCREKFLVSNMAAMKAQLTEFHDHKLISSKKNAEGVEILTVSLPSELLEEIIDEYDPV is encoded by the exons atgagaagaaaacgacgcaagACGAGCtctgacgatgaagaagacgacacTCACGAACTCAGTGAAGTGTCTACGTCTTCAGACGAGTCATCGGACG GGTATCAGTCAATAGCTGCCAAATCGTTGTTCGCTTTCGTAAAGGAACGAAAGCGCAAAGATAAACTTGGGCGGGCACGAAAG GATGCAGATGCACCTGTCACTTCTTCTGTGAAAGAGATCACAG ATAAAGAAATACCAGTGGAGCAGGAGAATAACGTGGCAATAGATGAGACGGGAGAAGAGAAGCAGGAGCAAGAAGAATTAGATAGccaggaagaggaagaggagaaggaattAGACAACaacaaggaggaggaggaggagataaaagaaaaatcagatGACAAACAAGAGGAAATCCTTGAAGCTACGAAtgataaagaaaacgaagactcgaatgaagaagacga ACCTCCTGACAAGACAGAG TCCGTGCCTTCATCGAATTACTTCACCGCCTGCGCAAAATCGACTTTCGATACGACGTCAGATCGCACGTTAGCGAGAAAACGTCTCACAGCCGAA ATGGTCGAGGAGAGTCTTGCATCTCTCCCCGACCCATTCAAAGCGGAGAAAAAGGCGCTGCTTGCCACGTACGAATCCCATTTCGACGAATGGATTCTCCAAATGGA AGAAGGATTTAACATTTTGCTCTATGGACTTGGATCGAAAATGAGTCTCGTGGAGAAATTCTGCGAGGAGCATCTCAGCGGCCAATGCGCGTATTTGACTGTAATGGGACACGAGTCCGGAATTGGTCTAAAGGAG GTACTACGGCAGATCTTTAGCAAAATTTTGAAGCGTTCTATTCCGTCTGCGAATTTGTTTGACCAGTGCCGTCGTCTAAAGTCTCtcttagaagaagaagagacag AAATTTATCTAGTTATTCATGGTATTGATGGCGCGAAACTTCAAAGGGACAAG AGTCAGCAACTTATCAGTGAACTATCCGCAATATCTCGTATTCATATCATAGCCACTGTCAATCACGCCAACGCAGCACTTC TATGGAATGACGCACAACGAGATCATTTCAATTGGATTTGCTATGACGTCGCCACTTTTGAATCATACGCCTTAGAGTCGTTGTATGAAGAGACCCTGATGATTGACGAGAGAGCGTTACTTGCAAAGAAATCGGTAAGGCAAGTGATGAAAAGTCTCACTCCAAATGGAAG AGGCGTGTTTATTTTGCTATGCAATAGCCAGCTtgataaaaaacaaaaccaTAGAGGTACGCAGAAGAATTGGTGTCTTTTGACTTTCATGCATAATTTTACAGGACTTTCTTTTCCGGTGCTCTATCGAAAATGTCGCGAGAAGTTTCTCGTTAGTAACATGGCGGCGATGAAAGCCCAGCTGACTGAATTTCACGATCACAAATTGATTAGCAGTAAAAAG AATGCTGAAGGAGTTGAAATTTTGACCGTTTCCCTGCCTTCAGAACTTCTGGAGGAAATCATCGACGAATACGATCCAGTCTAG
- the LOC136194064 gene encoding methionine synthase reductase-like, whose amino-acid sequence MASRFLLLYASQTGQAEAIAKEEIFEQAESHGLSPAIHCLSQTDKKFDVDKEKVVVFVASTTGDGDPPDTAQKFWRRLKKKTLSRDHLKHLKYSVLGLGDSNYTNFCNFSKNLNRRLLELGATPFYPVDYADDAIGLERVVEPWIDGLWNAVRKVLGLQPEGGAVQKDSTSAKPPPAKKAPTAKSKASTTIAAPEKGKTPRSSNSKDPQSVIAQLNPAARSKTSKQNGTTVGNKERSSSTSSSSPQQREKQKRGSAATLATNSSPLANRKDEKDERRVVAKAMTTQKEKEEEKDLTEVENVRRLMESLCCSDTGMSRQTLNLPPLPNEPLEIRFLPGNSSVKLSHFREASWYPSSATSVFMAKITSAKVLSRHDAVKKALEFELDLSESDHVQYEPGDAFSIICQNSDREVNWLIERLDLTDVAHKEAKINVKASAATRDLSHLPETWTPYGWLKYCCDIRGVPKKMFLRKLAESTSNAKEKRRILELCSRQGANDYSSLIRESSVNVLDILEAFPSCMPSLQTLLNGLLRLQPRSYSVSSSRLVNESSVRFVFNVVKLPQKMNFPSRRGVCTGWLNSITESFQIPFGESSDVKPDVDVKIPIFFRVNNRFKLPEAVKTPIIMVGPGTGVAPFIGFLEHRKQQRLAAKMTGMRLRFGEMLLFFGCRHKERDFLYRKDLEGFLSDRILSQLCVCFSRDEGQKEGAPKYVQHYMKQKGKEIADLIVNGDASIFVCGDARNMAKEVMATFSDILQEHSGKSADEASTLLKSMRDEKRYCEDVWT is encoded by the exons ATGGCATCGCGATTTCTCCTACTCTACGCATCGCAAACCGGGCAGGCAGAGGCGATAGCGAAAGAGGAGATCTTCGAGCAGGCGGAAAGCCACGGCTTGTCGCCGGCAATACACTGCCTAAGCCAAACGGATAAGAAG tttgacgtcgacaaggagaaagtcgtcgttttcgttgccTCGACAACCGGTGACGGCGATCCGCCCGACACGGCGCAGAAATTCTGGCGAcgtctgaagaagaagacgctcaGTCGCGATCACTTGAAACATTTGAAATATTCCGTTTTGG GACTTGGTGACAGCAATTACACGAATTTTTGCAATTTTAGCAAGAACTtgaatcgacgtcttctGGAACTTGGAGCGACTCCCTTCTACCCAGTCGACTACGCTGATGACGCCATAGG ACTAGAGAGGGTCGTCGAGCCGTGGATCGACGGACTATGGAACGCTGTTCGAAAAGTCCTCGGACTCCAACCGGAAGGAGGAGCCGTTCAGAAGGACTCCACATCAGCCAAA CCTCCCCCAGCGAAAAAAGCGCCTACTGCAAAGTCGaaggcttcgacgacgatagccGCACCGGAGAAGGGAAAAACGCCGCGCTCGTCGAACTCTAAGGATCCCCAAAGCGTTATAGCTCAGTTGAATCCGGCGGCTAGATCCAAGACTT CGAAGCAAAATGGGACAACAGTAGGAAATAAGGAGAgatcctcgtcgacgtcatcgtcgtcgccgcagcAACGGGAGAAGCAGAAACGCGGTTCCGCGGCGACGctcgcgacgaattcgagtCCACTAGCCAATCGAAAGGACGAAAAGGATGAACGTCGCGTCGTTGCTAAGGCAATGACGactcaaaaagaaaaagaggaagagaaggactTGACTGAAGTGGAAAACGTTCGACGACTGATGGAATCGCTCTGTTGTTCGGACACGGGAATGTCACGTCAAA CGTTGAATCTTCCTCCGCTGCCTAACGAACCTTtagaaattcgttttcttcca GGAAATTCGTCAGTCAAACTGAGTCACTTTCGCGAGGCCTCCTGGTATCCGTCGTCAGCGACTTCCGTCTTCATGGCAAAGATTACGTCAGCCAAAGTTCTATCGAGACACGATGCCGTCAAGAAAGCCCTTGAATTTGAACTTGATCTGTCG gagtCCGATCACGTACAATATGAGCCAGGCGACGCCTTCAGCATTATCTGCCAGAATTCTGATCGCGAAGTCAATTGGCTTATAGAGCGACTCGATTTGACGGACGTCGCTCATAAGGAAGCGAAGATAAACGTGAAAGCCAGTGCGGCGACTAGAG ATCTTTCTCATTTGCCTGAAACTTGGACGCCGTACGGTTGGCTGAAGTATTGCTGTGACATAAGAGGCGTACCAAAGAAG ATGTTTCTTCGTAAATTGGCCGAGTCCACGTCGAATGCAAAGGAAAAGCGGCGAATTTTGGAACTGTGCAGTCGACAAG GTGCAAACGACTATTCTTCTCTGATTCGAGAGAGTTCTGTCAACGTTTTGGACATTCTCGAAGCGTTTCCCTCTTGCATGCCATCGCTGCAAACCCTATTGA ATGGGCTCCTTCGCTTGCAGCCACGTTCCTACTCTGTTTCTAG TTCACGTCTTGTTAATGAGTCGAGCGttcgttttgtttttaaTGTTGTTAAGTTGCCTCAAAAAATGAACTTCCCTTCACG ACGCGGTGTTTGTACAGGCTGGTTGAACAGCATCACCGAAAGCTTTCAGATACCTTTCGGCGAATCATCCGACGTCAAACCGGATGTTGATGTGAAA ATTCCCATTTTCTTTCGAGTCAATAATCGCTTTAAACTTCCAGAAGCGGTCAAGACTCCTATTATTATGGTTGGACCGGGAACAGGCGTTGCTCCATTCATTGGTTTTCTCGAACATAG GAAGCAGCAACGTCTGGCTGCCAAAATGACCGGCATGCGTCTGCGATTCGGCGAAATGCTGCTCTTCTTCGGATGCCGTCACAAGGAAAGAGACTTTTTATACAG GAAGGACCTCGAAGGCTTTCTTAGCGATAGGATCCTGTCTCAATTGTGCGTCTGCTTTTCTCGCGACGAAGGCCAGAAAGAAGGCGCGCCCAAGTACGTCCAGCACTACATGAAGcagaaaggaaaggaaatagCTGATCTGATAGTCAACGGAGACGCGTCAATATTCGTCTGCGG cgATGCTAGGAATATGGCTAAGGAAGTAATGGCAACGTTTTCGGACATTCTTCAAGAGCACAGTG GCAAGTCCGCAGACGAAGCCAGCACTCTTCTAAAGTCGATGCGCGACGAGAAGCGATACTGCGAAGACGTGTGGACTTAG
- the LOC136194070 gene encoding dTTP/UTP pyrophosphatase-like isoform X1, translated as MLGPILSRLNAKSIVLGSSSPRRREILSMAGLSFRVVPSRFEENLLKSDYVGRPWDYAKATARGKTEEVFQRLAAENSPPNLIIGADSIVILDGEILEKPRSEKDATSMLHRLSGRTHSVISGVALGVPSKDNTGLTLSTFHEETTVDFASITGDMIDYYVSTKEPMDKAGSYGIQGVAGSFVTAIQGDFYNVMGLPLHRTCKEILKLWDRGLL; from the exons ATGTTAGGGCCGATTCTCTCGAGACTCAACGCTAAATCGATAGTTTTGGGAAGCAGCTCTCCGCGACGGAGAGAAATTCTATCTATGGCT GGCTTGTCGTTTCGGGTAGTTCCGTCTCGTTTCGAGGAGAATCTGCTAAAGAGTGACTACGTAGGACGTCCCTGGGACTATGCCAAGGCAACGGCTCGTGGAAAAACAGAGGAAGTCTTCCAGAGACTTGCT GCGGAGAATTCTCCTCCAAATCTCATCATTGGTGCAGATAGTATAGTG ATTCTTGATGGGGAGATTTTGGAGAAGCCTCGTAGCGAAAAGGATGCCACGTCTATGTTGCACAG ACTTAGCGGTAGAACTCACTCCGTGATTTCTGGAGTTGCTCTAGGTGTCCCTTCTAAAG ATAATACTGGACTTACCCTGTCAACGTTTCACGAGGAAACAACAGTTGATTTTGCTAGTATAACTGGGGATATGATAGACTATTACGTCAGTACAAAAGAGCCTAT GGACAAAGCGGGAAG CTATGGAATTCAAGGTGTTGCTGGCTCCTTTGTGACGGCGATTCAAGGCGACTTTTACAACGTCATGGGCCTTCCGCTTCACCGAACGTGCAAAGAGATTCTCAAACTTTGGGATAGGGGTCTTTTGTAG